The Dendropsophus ebraccatus isolate aDenEbr1 chromosome 10, aDenEbr1.pat, whole genome shotgun sequence genome has a segment encoding these proteins:
- the TNFSF15 gene encoding tumor necrosis factor ligand superfamily member 15, with protein sequence METNIEMLPEERNQVTSRSHSLHAQDKSIRRLTWAVAICFILLSALVLLTFYLLRGDLPCEKDKVTVGRYTGAYQDPDSKPKAHLTVTKQTDASGDLHWEHTRGLAFLENGMEYCNKSIVIPRAEYYFVYSQVSFRPQGTCADDKPITLKIIRSNSNYPQPEIILSGVSFCTKSRKIYQPIYLGGLLQLQSGDQLKVNVDPVTPIDTSVDHKTFFGVFLV encoded by the exons ATGGAAACAAACATAGAAATGCTGCCAGAAGAGAGGAATCAAGTTACATCTCGTTCGCACTCACTCCATGCTCAGGACAAGAGCATTAGGAGGCTGACTTGGGCTGTGGCAATCTGCTTTATTCTCCTCTCCGCCCTGGTGCTTCTTACATTTTACCTGTTACGAGGTGATCTACCTTGCGAGAAAGATAAG GTGACAGTGGGTAGATATACAG GTGCATATCAGGACCCTGACTCAAAACCCAAGGCCCATCTAACAG TTACAAAGCAAACCGATGCAAGTGGTGATCTGCACTGGGAACATACTCGCGGTCTGGCATTTCTGGAAAATGGAATGGAATATTGCAACAAATCCATCGTCATCCCTAGAGCAGAATATTATTTTGTGTACTCTCAGGTGTCTTTCCGCCCACAAGGTACCTGTGCTGACGATAAGCCCATAACACTGAAAATCATACGGTCCAATTCCAACTACCCACAGCCAGAAATTATTCTCAGCGGAGTTTCATTTTGTACAAAAAGCAGGAAAATATACCAACCCATTTATCTGGGCGGCCTTCTTCAACTGCAGAGTGGCGATCAGCTGAAAGTGAATGTTGACCCCGTCACTCCGATTGACACCTCTGTTGATCACAAAACCTTTTTTGGTGTTTTCTTGGTGTAA